In Rhipicephalus sanguineus isolate Rsan-2018 unplaced genomic scaffold, BIME_Rsan_1.4 Seq6646, whole genome shotgun sequence, one DNA window encodes the following:
- the LOC119378053 gene encoding chorion peroxidase: MKNQYDYFVGELLPRSFHVNEDRCSNPSQGQYCFRAGDERVNEHPGLTAIHTTFLRQHNRIAGFLGQLNIRLSDEEIFQRTKRIVECQFQHIVYSEWLPIIVGPDTMIRFGLAPLSSGYTTYSGSVDATMLNEFAAAAFRLGHTLIDGTFNAKYMGRTTFELQNNYFFPFEFYNGFLEPVLRGLMQQRAQAFDRDVTDGVTNHLYRLRNESFGLDLVALNLQRAREHGIRSYVDYFYFCTGVNLTSFDALKQYMDSDSVEKYKVLYKNVRDVDLFTAGISEFSVPGGIVGPTFSCILAQMFRRLKYGDRFYYEHGSQAGSLTTGQLNEIRRISFAKIICENTYVLSVTPNVFRPSGFG, encoded by the exons ATGAAGAACCAGTACGACTACTTCGTGGGGGAGCTGCTTCCCCGGAGCTTCCACGTCAACGAGGACCGCTGCAGCAATCCATCACAGGGCCAGTACTGTTTTAGGGCAG GTGATGAGCGTGTCAACGAGCATCCAGGTTTGACAGCCATCCACACTACGTTCCTGCGTCAGCACAACCGCATTGCGGGCTTTCTGGGCCAGCTCAACATCCGACTTAGCGACGAGGAGATATTCCAAAGGACCAA GCGGATCGTGGAGTGCCAGTTCCAGCACATCGTGTACTCGGAGTGGCTGCCCATCATCGTGGGGCCAGATACGATGATTCGCTTCGGGCTCGCACCTCTCTCCAGCGGCTACACCACCTACAGTGGCAGCGTGGACGCGACCATGCTGAAcgagttcgccgccgccgccttccgcCTCGGACACACGCTCATCGATGGAACCTTCAATGC GAAGTACATGGGCAGAACTACGTTCGAACTGCAAAACAACTATTTCTTCCCGTTCGAGTTCTACAACGGCTTCCTTGAGCCAGTCCTTCGGGGCCTTATGCAACAACGTGCACAAGCGTTCGACAG AGACGTGACCGACGGCGTTACCAATCACCTGTACCGACTGCGCAACGAGAGTTTCGGCCTGGACCTCGTCGCGCTGAACCTGCAGCGTGCTCGGGAGCACGGCATCCGCTCTTACGTCGACTACTTCTACTTTTGCACGGGCGTCAACCTGACGTCGTTCGATGCGCTCAAGCAGTACATGGACAGCGACTCGGTCGAGAAGTACAAGGTGTTGTACAA AAACGTGCGGGACGTGGACCTTTTCACTGCCGGCATATCGGAGTTCTCGGTGCCGGGTGGAATAGTGGGGCCCACGTTCTCCTGTATTCTGGCCCAGATGTTCCGAAGGCTCAAGTACGGCGACCGCTTTTACTACGAGCACGGATCACAGGCCGGATCACTTACCACAG GTCAACTTAATGAGATTCGACGAATATCCTTTGCCAAGATCATCTGCGAGAACACATACGTGCTCTCGGTCACTCCAAACGTCTTTCGACCCAGTGGCTTTGGGTGA